CTCGACTCCCGCGCCAAATGGTCGGCGGCGGTTTACCCCTCCGGGGCGGCGCCCGGCAGGTAGATCACCCCAACTCCCCGCCGTCCATCCATCTGCACCGCGAGCGATGACTCGAAGCGCAGGCGGCGCACGCCGCCGCGCTGGCTGACCACCGGCTGGGTGGCCAGCCAGTCCCAGCGGACGAACCCCTCTCCCGTGTCCGCGTTGACCGTGAAGTAGCCCACCTGGAACGACGAGAGATTCTGGAAGAAGTGACTCCCCTGCGACGGCGTCACGCGCAGGTCGCGGAAGCCCGCCTCCACGATCACTCGCGCGCCGTTGATCTGTTCCCAGGTCACCGGAATCCCGAGCCACGGATCCGCCGATCCCCAGCGCCCCACACCGATCAGGAGATAGGGGCGGTCCTCGGCCATCAACTCGGCGTTGTAGCGCGCGATCTCCTGCGCCACGTCGCGGCTCGAAGAGCGGTCGTAGCGGTCGAAGTCGACCGCCACCACGTCGCGAAGCTCGAGCGTTCCGTTGCCCATCACCATCGGGCTCCGGACCAGCAATCGCTCGGAATCGATCGATTCCAGATCGGAGTCCTCGAAGCCCGTGCTGAACACCAGCGGACGCATCTGCAGGAATCCGAACTCGTGACGATCGGACCGGCGCCGGCTGAGCCGCACCGCGAACTCGATCTCGGCCGGGCGGTTCATGCCGCGCCGCCCGATGTCGAGCAGGTGCGAGAGGATGTCGGCGAGCGGGAACACGCCGTGCTTGAGCACCGGCGCGAAGGTCACGAGCCGCGGGCCCGGCCGCGAAAGGCCATCGTGGATCGCGTGGGAGTCGGGCGAATAGGTGGAGCCGATCGCGAACAGGGTGCCGTCCGCTTCAGCAGCATCGAGCTCGAAGGACGACTCGCGCATCGTCGCATCGCTCCCCGCGTTCAGCTCCAGCGCCCAGAACTCGCGCTGAGAGTGGGCCAGAATGTCCTCGACGGTCGAGAAGTGGACGAGGTGGCGCGGATCGCGCGGGCAGAAGAGCAGGCTCTTCCCCCCTTCCACCACCGTGCGTCCCATCCCCAGTGCGACGGCGGCCACCCCGTCCTCCGCGGTGAGCGGCGGCGTCGGATAGAAGTTGTGCGACCGGGCCACGCCCGAGAAGTCGGGGTAGTAGCGGGAGCCGTGGCGTTCGCCGACCACCTGCTGGACCAGCACCGCCATCTTCTCTTCCTCGAGCCGGTACGGCGTGGCTCGCAAATAGGATTTTGCGCGATGGCTGAAGGTCGAGGCGTACACGCCCCGGATCGCTGCGCTCAGGTGCTCGAGCCGTCGCTCCAGATTCGGATGATCGTTGCCCAGCATGAAGGTCTCGTACACGCCGGTGAACGGCTGGTACTGGGAGTCTTCGAGCAGGCTCGACGAGCGCACCGCCAGCGGCCAGCGCACCGCCTTGAGGAACAGCCGCAGGCTCTCCATCACGTCCGGCGGAAGCGGGGCGGCGAGGAAACGCCGATGGATCTCGTCGTCGTCGTGGCTCGAGAGCGCGAGGTCGAGCAGATGGTTCTCGGCAAGGAAGCGATCGAAGCAGTCGGTGGCCAGCACGATCGCGGGCGGCACGGCGATGTGCACGCCGGCGAAGCGTCGCGCCGCGTCGTGATACCCGAGCAGGTAACGGGTGAAGGCCAGACCCCGCGCCTTGCCGCCGAGCGACCCGCCGCCGATGCGGGCGAAGAAGGCGGCCCCGGCGTCGAACGTATGTCGATCGAAGTCGGCCACCAAGGTCTCGCTCTGATCGCGACGGTACTCGGCAATCGAAGCGATCAGATCGTGTCGCAGGTCCTCGAGCGTCTCGAAGTCCGACACCTTGCGCGGCTTGAGCTTTCGCGCCAGGGCGAACTCCGTGCGCGCCGTGAACCAATTGGAGAAATGGTTGCGCTCGCCGTGGAATCCGATGCTCTCGGCCGGCACGTCGAGGAGCTGCGTCTCGAGGCTCTTGAGATCGGCGGCGCGCCCGACCTCGGTGCCGTCGGGCATGCGGAACACGAAGTCGCCGAACGCGAACTGCTCGACCATGAAGCGCCGCAGGTCCGCGAGCAGCGTGTCGGAGTACTTGCGCAGGAACGCAGCACCCATCTCCCGGGCTTCCGCGGCGAACTCCACGCGTGATGACTGCAGGAGGATCGGCAGATCGGAGACCGCTTCCCGAGCCATGCGCGCCAGCTCGAAGCCCGCGCCGCGCGTCATCTGGCCGCCGCGTGGGAATTCGACATCCGAGATCAGACCGAGGATGTATTCCTGGTAGAGGGTGAAGAGCTCCCACGCTTCCTCGAAGGTGCTGCTCAGGAGGATCTTGGGGCGCGCGCGCATGCGCACCAGCTTGTGGGAGATGTTGATGCCTTCGGTGATCAGCCGCTCCGACTGGTGGATCAGCTCGGTGTAGATCGTGGGCAGGAACGAGGAGTAGTAGCGGACGTTGTCCTCGACGAGCAGGAGCACCGGCACCCCCACCATGGCGGTGTCGTGCGCCACGTTCCGTTTGTCCTCGAGGTACTTGACGATCGCCACCAGGATTCGCGCGTTGCCCTGCCACATGAAGATGCGCTCGATGTTCGAGACGTCCCGGCGCGCGACGAAGTCCTTGCGCTCGTTGTTGTCGTAGGCCAGCACGACCACGGAAGCATCGAGGCCGCGGCGCCTGACCTCCTGGGCGAGCTGCGAGGCGTCCATGTCCCCGAGCTGGATGGTGGTGATGATGAGGTTGAAGCGGCGCTCCGCCTCGGCCCGGGCCAGCGCTTCTTCCCCGCTCGAGACGTGGGTGAGGCCCGGGGTGTGATGAAGGCTCAGCTCGAGAAATTCGCCGAGGATCAGCTCGTTGAGCCGGCCGTCCTCCTGGAGCGTGAATGAATCGTAGAGGCTCGAGACCAGAAGGATGTCCTGGACCCGGTAGGGCATCAGGTCCTGGAAGCCCTGGAATAGTCCGGCGCGATCGAGGCCGAAGATCTCGCGTTGAGTGGTGGCCATGGAGCGCCGAGAATAGGCGCAGGCCCGACGTCGACACCAGGGAGCGGTGAGCGCTTGCCCTACAGGTCGCCCAGTGGCTCGAGCGGCCAGATCTCCGCATGAACGGGGCCACCCACCATGGCGCGCACGTGCTCCCTTTCGCCGATGTGCGGCGGGATGCCGTTCACGTCGAGCAAGGTGGTGTCGTGGTTCGCCTGCTGCACTTCACGGATCGGCCACGGCTCGTGGAAGATGCGCGCCCGATAGAGCTCACTCTCGTCGGCGACATACAGCGAGTAACGCTCCACCCAGAAGAATTCCAGCGAGCCGGGCGACGCTTCCTGCACCTCGGGTCTCGCCGTCCAGGTGGCGGTGAACGACGCCGATTCCTCGTTCGTACGGCGCAACGAGCGGAAGTGCACGCGACGGCCTTCGACCTCGTGGACGACCTGCGATGGGAAATAAGGAAGGTGGAAGAAGGTTCGCGCCCCGCTGACCGTGAGTCGGCTGTCGGCATCCAGCGAGAAGAACCAGACACCGGGGATGCCGTCGTAGTGGACGTAGGTGCGGACGTTGACTTCATGGAAGTCCCTGATCCAGGGCAGAGGCGGAGAGAATCGCGGCTGGGAGTCGCGCACGTCGATCGCCGTGATCGTCACCCATGCGCTGCCCTTGTAGGTGTCGATCCAGAGGGGCTTGGGGACCCGCGGCCGCAGGATCTCGACGGGAACCTGCCAGTGGAGGAAGAGAGCGTCCTCCCAGGTCTGACTGAGGACCGGCTGCCCCTCGGGCCGGTTTCGCTGCACGATGCGCCTGGTCAGATCCGGAGCGTGCGATCCGGCGATGGGCACGCGACGCGGGCTCTCCGGAGCCTCGATGATGACGACTCGGCCGGCTCGTTTCCCGTTCGCCATGAGCCACCCCTTCCTGGTCAGCCGCGGGTCCGTTGAAAATGGAATGCGCCGGACCCTTTCGGAACCGGCGCAATCCCCTCTGTCTGGCCCCCGATCAGCCGACGTTGCTGGTGCGGCGCAGCATCACCGCGGCCCCAGTGCCGAGCGCGAGCAAGCCAAGCAGGACCAGTAGCGGCTCGCTGCTCGACGTCTGCGGCAGGGTGCGGCCGTCGTCGTCGACGTCGGCGGTCTCGGTGTCCGTCACCTGCGCGACGTACATGTCGTCATCCGTCGCCTCACCCTGATACTCCGCGGTCGAGGCGTCGATGCCCGGCTCGGCATCGAAGCTCCCTTCCGGATACGCCACCTCCTGCGGATACGCGCCAGCGTCCCGGTCGTAACGGATCGGCACGACCCGGGTCGCCAGCCGGTCGCCGTTGTCGATCGCGCGGTAATCCACGCGAACGCCGATCCCGGACTGCAGGTCGCTGGGGATCAGGGTCCGCGAATCCATCTCGAGCGGAACCCGCTGGCCCTGGTCGGTGTCGATGACGATCCGGTGATCGGTCACCGTCACCACGCGCCCGACGACCATCGGCCGGGTCGCGAGCTCGTACTCGTGAGTATTGGGGATCGTCTCGTGCGCCCGATCGACTCGCAGATGCGTCGCGCTGGCCGCGCGCACCGGACGCGTTTCAGCCGTGGCATACACGGCGGCGTAGCGAGCTTCGGCTTCATCGTCGTCGCGCTCACGCGAGTAGGCCAGCTCACGAGTCACTCTCTGGCCGCTGCGAATGGGAATGACGCGCTTCGCGTACCGCGTGCCGTCATCCAGGAAGTGGAACTCGACGCGCACCATCATGTCCGTGGAAAGATCCGCGGGCACCATGGTGCGCGTGTCCAGAGTCAACGGAACCTCGTTGCCCTGCTCGGTCGACACCACCATGTCGTGCTCGCTCACCGCCAGCACTCTTCCGGTGATCAGCGGCTGGGTGGCGTTGCGGTAATCGGTGGTCGACGGAATCGCGGCCAGCGCAGAGCCGGCCGTACCGATCAGAATCAGGGCAAGGACCATCATGGCCAGCCCGCCGCGTCTGAGTTGAATATCCAGAGTTGTCATGGGAGGAGTCCTTTCGTCTCGCAGTCCATGGACGCAGCCCGGGGCGGCCAGGCCACTCTCTCCAGGCGATATTCCTGAGAGTACGCACCTTTCGTGCCCGAGAAGAAAGGCGCGCAACGCGTTGCAGCGCCGAGGGCGGCGAGGATTGAAAGGGTCGCCGAGGAACGAAGGGCGAACCCTTTCCTACAAAGAC
This portion of the Candidatus Eisenbacteria bacterium genome encodes:
- a CDS encoding DUF5666 domain-containing protein, with the protein product MMVLALILIGTAGSALAAIPSTTDYRNATQPLITGRVLAVSEHDMVVSTEQGNEVPLTLDTRTMVPADLSTDMMVRVEFHFLDDGTRYAKRVIPIRSGQRVTRELAYSRERDDDEAEARYAAVYATAETRPVRAASATHLRVDRAHETIPNTHEYELATRPMVVGRVVTVTDHRIVIDTDQGQRVPLEMDSRTLIPSDLQSGIGVRVDYRAIDNGDRLATRVVPIRYDRDAGAYPQEVAYPEGSFDAEPGIDASTAEYQGEATDDDMYVAQVTDTETADVDDDGRTLPQTSSSEPLLVLLGLLALGTGAAVMLRRTSNVG
- a CDS encoding PEP/pyruvate-binding domain-containing protein, whose protein sequence is MATTQREIFGLDRAGLFQGFQDLMPYRVQDILLVSSLYDSFTLQEDGRLNELILGEFLELSLHHTPGLTHVSSGEEALARAEAERRFNLIITTIQLGDMDASQLAQEVRRRGLDASVVVLAYDNNERKDFVARRDVSNIERIFMWQGNARILVAIVKYLEDKRNVAHDTAMVGVPVLLLVEDNVRYYSSFLPTIYTELIHQSERLITEGINISHKLVRMRARPKILLSSTFEEAWELFTLYQEYILGLISDVEFPRGGQMTRGAGFELARMAREAVSDLPILLQSSRVEFAAEAREMGAAFLRKYSDTLLADLRRFMVEQFAFGDFVFRMPDGTEVGRAADLKSLETQLLDVPAESIGFHGERNHFSNWFTARTEFALARKLKPRKVSDFETLEDLRHDLIASIAEYRRDQSETLVADFDRHTFDAGAAFFARIGGGSLGGKARGLAFTRYLLGYHDAARRFAGVHIAVPPAIVLATDCFDRFLAENHLLDLALSSHDDDEIHRRFLAAPLPPDVMESLRLFLKAVRWPLAVRSSSLLEDSQYQPFTGVYETFMLGNDHPNLERRLEHLSAAIRGVYASTFSHRAKSYLRATPYRLEEEKMAVLVQQVVGERHGSRYYPDFSGVARSHNFYPTPPLTAEDGVAAVALGMGRTVVEGGKSLLFCPRDPRHLVHFSTVEDILAHSQREFWALELNAGSDATMRESSFELDAAEADGTLFAIGSTYSPDSHAIHDGLSRPGPRLVTFAPVLKHGVFPLADILSHLLDIGRRGMNRPAEIEFAVRLSRRRSDRHEFGFLQMRPLVFSTGFEDSDLESIDSERLLVRSPMVMGNGTLELRDVVAVDFDRYDRSSSRDVAQEIARYNAELMAEDRPYLLIGVGRWGSADPWLGIPVTWEQINGARVIVEAGFRDLRVTPSQGSHFFQNLSSFQVGYFTVNADTGEGFVRWDWLATQPVVSQRGGVRRLRFESSLAVQMDGRRGVGVIYLPGAAPEG
- a CDS encoding DUF2071 domain-containing protein, translating into MANGKRAGRVVIIEAPESPRRVPIAGSHAPDLTRRIVQRNRPEGQPVLSQTWEDALFLHWQVPVEILRPRVPKPLWIDTYKGSAWVTITAIDVRDSQPRFSPPLPWIRDFHEVNVRTYVHYDGIPGVWFFSLDADSRLTVSGARTFFHLPYFPSQVVHEVEGRRVHFRSLRRTNEESASFTATWTARPEVQEASPGSLEFFWVERYSLYVADESELYRARIFHEPWPIREVQQANHDTTLLDVNGIPPHIGEREHVRAMVGGPVHAEIWPLEPLGDL